Within Paeniglutamicibacter psychrophenolicus, the genomic segment TCCCTCCAGTACCGCCTCGACGGTGTGGCCGAATGGGTTCCGGAAGCGTCCGGTGAAGGCCAGGATGTCCCCGGCCCGAAACCCCGGTGCGGCGGGCCCGTAGTTCACGTCCTGGGCTTCCCGGGTGCCCAGCACCTGGTTCCCGTCCCCGTACCCCTGCCCGATTTCCTTCCAGGTGTGCACGCCCCACTGGGCGGGCGCTGCGGAGATGGTGTGGGATTCCCCGACGCCTTGCCAGGTTCCGGGGCGTGACGGGGTGATCGAGCGCAGCACCAGGCAGAAGTCCCCGCCGTCGTCATCAAGGTATGCCTCGGCTGCCGCGTCCAGGGCCGCAGGGGCCAGGTGCGCCGCGGCCAGCCGGGCGAAGACGATCTCGCTGTAGCCGTTGTCCTCGTAGAGCACTCCGAGGGCGCCGTCGGGCAGCAGCGCCGCGGTGGAGTAGGCGCTGGATCCGCGGCGGATCGCGGCGACCGGGCGCCAGCCGGCGCCCTCGTCGCGGGAGAAGCTCAGCACGGTGTTGCGGCGCAGGTCGGTGTCCCGGTTGTTGGTGGCCAGCAGCAGCCCCGGGCCCGTTCCGGGTTCCGGGAGCCGGAGGATGCTGCCGTTGTCGCTGGGATCCGGCAGGCTCGACACCGGTTCCAACGGCCCGTAGCTGTGCCCGCCGTCGGTGGAGATGGCCTGCAGCCGGGCGCCGCGGGCGCGCGAATTCAGCAGCACCCTCCCGCCGGGCAGCTCGACGACCTTGTTCTCGTTGGCCTCGGTGGCGGTGGCCTGGCCGAGTGTCCAGGTCTGGCCGTGGTCGTCCGAGTAGGCGGAGGCGGCGCGGATGTTCCCGTGCAGCAGGATGACCATTTGCTGGACCAGACGCCCGGCCCACGGCCCGTGTTCGAGCTGGATCCCGGCCCCTGCCGCGGCGAAGATCCCGGTGATGCCCTCGCGCTTGAGCGCCCCGGTCAGCCGCCGGTGGCTCCAGGATTCCCCGTCGTCATCCGAGAAGGACACATCCACGTGCTGCACCGCGTCTTCGGGTTCCAGGCCCTCGACGGCCTCGAAGAACCCGGCATGGGTGCCGGCGGCGTGGAAGCAGAAGATGCGCCCGGTGATCTTGTCCACCAGCAGGCTGGGGTCCCCGAAGCCCTGCAGACCGCTGCCGGTGCGGATTTCCTGCTGGGCCTCCCAGTTCGCCCCGTTGTCGAAGCTACGGCGCAGCAGCAGGTCGATGGTGTTGGGCAGGTCATCGAGGTTGGGGCGCCCGTCGTAGGCGGCCAGGACCGTTCCGGCGGTGGACACGGCAAGTGCGGGGATCCGGTATTGGCGGTGGCCGCCGGCGCCGCGGGCGGCCAGGACCTGGTGGGAGAACGGGGAAACGTCATGGGTCATCCTCCATCTCTACCGCCGTCCCGCCGTCCGAACCAAGTCGGCGCATGGTGCGTTACGGGGCGGGACATGCGCCGGGGCGCGGTGCGGACCCTGACGGGTTCCGCACCACGCCTCCCCGGTGTCGTTGCGCCGGGGCGCGGGTCAGCGCAGCGGATTGAAGTGCCGCATCACCGCCGGGGTCGATTCCCCGGTGATCGCGGCGGCCAGCATCTTGCCGGTCAGCGGGCCCAGCGCCACGCCCCACATGCCGTGGCCGCCGGCCACGTGCACGCGGTTCGAGCGGGTGGCCCCGATCAGCGGCAGCCCGTCGGTGGTGCAGGGCCGGGATCCGACCCATTCCTCCTGGCGGTCCTCCCAGTTGATGCCGGTGAACAGCGGGGAGGCCGCTGCGACGATGGCCTCGATTCGCTTGGGCTCCAGCGGGTGGTCGGCATCGCGGAATTCCATGGTGCCCGCCACCCGGAACCTGTCGCCCAGCGGGGTGCAGGCCACGCGCTGGGCCGGGAAATAGATCGGGTGGGTCGGCATGACCTCGGGAACCACGGTGAAGGAGTAGCCGCGTCCGGCCTGGACCACGCGCTTGACGCCGAATTTCCGCGCGAGCTTGCCCAGCCAGGCACCGGTGGCGATGACCACCGCATCGGCTCCCTGGGTGCGTCCGTGGACGTCGATGACCTCGACCCCGTGGGCGTGTTCGCGGATGTCGGCGACCTCGAAGTCGGTGGTGATCCGCCCGCCGCGGGCGATGACCGAGTCGGCCAGGGAGTCCATGAACTTGGGCGGGTTGATGAAGCGCTGGTGGTGGATCGCAACACCGGCCTTGACGCCGTCGCCGAGGGTGGGTTCCATGGCACGGATGTCCGCGGCGTCCAGCAGGTCGAATTCGACCTGGCCGCCGGAGGCGCGGATGCCCTCGAACTCGTGCAGCAGCCCGTCGCGGTCCTTGAGGCTCTTGAAGCCGGTCAGGAAGGGTTCGGCCGGCTTGGTGGGTTCGGAAACGCCGGTGCCCAGGGTCGTGGTTCCGCCGCCGCTTCCGGAGGCTCCGCCGCCGACGGCCGCGTGGTCCCGGCCGATCCTGGTGACGGCGTTGGCCTCGGAGATCTCGTCGAAGGCATCCAGGCCGGTGGCGCCGATCTCGCTGAACACGGCCATGGCCTCGCGCCACTTGCCCGGGGTGCAGTGCCGGGCGAAGCCGAGCAGGAAGCGGATCAGCGAGGGCTTGGCCGAGAGCGGGATGTACAGCGGGGAGGCCGGATCGAACATGGTCTTCAGCCCATAGGTGAGCACCGAGGGTTCGCTCAGCGGCAGCGTGAGGGCGGGGGTCAGCCAGCCGGCGTTGCCCCACGATGACCCGGCGGCGACGCCGTCGCGGTCCACCACGGTGACGTTGACACCGCGTTCCTGGAGGTACCAGGCGGTGGCGAGTCCCACCATGCCCGCACCGATGACGACCACGTTTTCCGGCGTCTGCGTATTGCTCATTGTTCGCTCCAATCCTTGTGCTGTCTCCCGCGGTGCACCTCGTTGTGCGGCGGCGGAAGTGAATCTCTGGGGGATGCAAGCGGGGGAAGGCGAGGCAAGCGGGCACCGCGGTGCCCCCTGCCTTGCCCTCCCCCCACTCATTGCTGCCCGGGGTTGCCTTCCGGGTTTAGACGTAGTCCTTGTACTTCTCCAGGTGGCGGACCGGGGTGGACAGCGCGTCACGGCGGAACGGGTCGCCCAGCTCGCGGGTGCACATGACCTCGATGACGGTGGTCTTGCCGTCGACCATCTGGGCGTTCAGGGCTTCCTTGAGGGCGGCACCGACGTTCTCCAGCTTGTCCACCACGATGCCCTCGGCACCCATGGAACGGGCCATCTCGGCGAAGGACTCGCCGTTGTCCAGCTCCCCGGCGATGAAGCGGCGGTTGTAGAACTCGACCTGGTTCTTCTTCTCGGCGCCCCACTGGCGGTTGCGGAAGACGACCGCGGTGACCGGCAGGTCGTGGCGGACCGCGGTGAGGACCTCGCCCATGCTCATGGCCCAGGCGCCGTCGCCGGCGTAGGCGATGGCAGGGCGGTGCGGGGCCGCGGCCTTGGCGCCGATGATGGTCGGCAGCGCGTAGCCGCAGTTGCCGAAGGACATCGGGGCGAAGAAGCTGCGCGGCTTTTCGAAGCGCAGGTAGCTGTGGGCCACGGAGTTGATGTTGCCGATGTCTGTGGAGATCATCACGTCTTCCGGCATGGCGTTTTCCAGTTCGCGCAGCACCTGGCGCGGGTGCAGCCAGTTGCCTTCCTCGCCCTTGGCCTCCTCGATGACGTCCAGGGAGTACTCGTCCTTCTCGTGGGTCCAGGCGGAAAGCTCCTGCTCCCAGGCGTCCTTTTCGGCCTTGATGTTCGCGGCGCGCTCGGCCTTGGTGGCGTCCGAGGCGAGCTCGGTGCCCTCGAGGCGCTTGACCAGTTCGATGGCCACGGCCTTGGCGTCGCCGGTGATGCCCACGGATATCTTCTTGACCAGTCCGAGCTTGGTGTGGTCCGCGTCGATCTGGATGATCTTGGCCTCGGTGGGCCAGTAGGCCTGACCGTACTGCGGCAGGGTGCCGAACGGGCCAAGCCTGGTGCCCAGGGCGATGACGACGTCCGCCTCGGAGATCAGCTTCATGCCGGCCTTGGATCCCTGGTAGCCCAGCGGGCCGGCCCAGAGCGGGTGGCTGGCGGGGAAGGAGTCGTTGTGCTGGTAGCTGTTGACCACCGGTGCGCCCAGGCGCTCGGCCAGGGCCTTGGCTTCCTCCACGCCGTCGGCCATGACCACGCCGCCGCCGGAGACGATGACCGGGTTCTTGGCGGTCTTGAGCAGCTCGATGGCCTCGTCGAGGGACTTGGTGCCGCCGGCACCGCGGTCCACGCGGCGGGGGGCGGGGATCTCGGTGATGGATTCGCCGTAGAAGTAGTCGCGCGGGATGTTCAGCTGGGTCGGGCCGTTTTCGCTCATGGCGCGGTCGAAGCAGCGGGCGGTGAATTCGGCCATGCGGTTCGGGTGGGTGACATGGCCCTGGTACTTGGTGAATTCCTGGAACATCGGCAGCTGGTTGGCTTCCTGGAAGCCGCCCAGGCCGATGGTGTTGGTTCCGGCTTCCGGGGTGATGATCACAACCGGGCTGTGGGCCCAGTAGGCGGCGGCGATGCCGGTGACGCAGTTGGA encodes:
- a CDS encoding sialidase family protein; protein product: MTHDVSPFSHQVLAARGAGGHRQYRIPALAVSTAGTVLAAYDGRPNLDDLPNTIDLLLRRSFDNGANWEAQQEIRTGSGLQGFGDPSLLVDKITGRIFCFHAAGTHAGFFEAVEGLEPEDAVQHVDVSFSDDDGESWSHRRLTGALKREGITGIFAAAGAGIQLEHGPWAGRLVQQMVILLHGNIRAASAYSDDHGQTWTLGQATATEANENKVVELPGGRVLLNSRARGARLQAISTDGGHSYGPLEPVSSLPDPSDNGSILRLPEPGTGPGLLLATNNRDTDLRRNTVLSFSRDEGAGWRPVAAIRRGSSAYSTAALLPDGALGVLYEDNGYSEIVFARLAAAHLAPAALDAAAEAYLDDDGGDFCLVLRSITPSRPGTWQGVGESHTISAAPAQWGVHTWKEIGQGYGDGNQVLGTREAQDVNYGPAAPGFRAGDILAFTGRFRNPFGHTVEAVLEGNFDGDVAASFPAAAVGPGEAALYFTPTYTVTEADVARGHATVRCAVHAGGQTWERSFRADTATGAVRELDAG
- a CDS encoding NAD(P)/FAD-dependent oxidoreductase yields the protein MSNTQTPENVVVIGAGMVGLATAWYLQERGVNVTVVDRDGVAAGSSWGNAGWLTPALTLPLSEPSVLTYGLKTMFDPASPLYIPLSAKPSLIRFLLGFARHCTPGKWREAMAVFSEIGATGLDAFDEISEANAVTRIGRDHAAVGGGASGSGGGTTTLGTGVSEPTKPAEPFLTGFKSLKDRDGLLHEFEGIRASGGQVEFDLLDAADIRAMEPTLGDGVKAGVAIHHQRFINPPKFMDSLADSVIARGGRITTDFEVADIREHAHGVEVIDVHGRTQGADAVVIATGAWLGKLARKFGVKRVVQAGRGYSFTVVPEVMPTHPIYFPAQRVACTPLGDRFRVAGTMEFRDADHPLEPKRIEAIVAAASPLFTGINWEDRQEEWVGSRPCTTDGLPLIGATRSNRVHVAGGHGMWGVALGPLTGKMLAAAITGESTPAVMRHFNPLR
- the xsc gene encoding sulfoacetaldehyde acetyltransferase; protein product: MTEKATSREVVKGAQKMTSSEAFVETLVSNDVTDIFGIMGSAFMDAMDIFAPAGIRLVPVVHEQGAAHMADGYARASGRHGVVIGQNGPGISNCVTGIAAAYWAHSPVVIITPEAGTNTIGLGGFQEANQLPMFQEFTKYQGHVTHPNRMAEFTARCFDRAMSENGPTQLNIPRDYFYGESITEIPAPRRVDRGAGGTKSLDEAIELLKTAKNPVIVSGGGVVMADGVEEAKALAERLGAPVVNSYQHNDSFPASHPLWAGPLGYQGSKAGMKLISEADVVIALGTRLGPFGTLPQYGQAYWPTEAKIIQIDADHTKLGLVKKISVGITGDAKAVAIELVKRLEGTELASDATKAERAANIKAEKDAWEQELSAWTHEKDEYSLDVIEEAKGEEGNWLHPRQVLRELENAMPEDVMISTDIGNINSVAHSYLRFEKPRSFFAPMSFGNCGYALPTIIGAKAAAPHRPAIAYAGDGAWAMSMGEVLTAVRHDLPVTAVVFRNRQWGAEKKNQVEFYNRRFIAGELDNGESFAEMARSMGAEGIVVDKLENVGAALKEALNAQMVDGKTTVIEVMCTRELGDPFRRDALSTPVRHLEKYKDYV